A genomic segment from Phragmites australis chromosome 6, lpPhrAust1.1, whole genome shotgun sequence encodes:
- the LOC133920925 gene encoding myosin-6-like isoform X5 produces METRLRSSVQMKRRLMLNEGVSQSILVSGESGAGKTESTKMIMRYLAYMGGKAASEGRTVEKQVLQSNPVLEAFGNAKTVRNNNSSRFGKFVEIQFDQKGRISGAAVRTYLLERSRVCQISDPERNYHCFYMLCAAPYEERERYKLGDPRRFHYLNQSNCFKLEGLDESKEYLETRKAMDIIGISSEEQEAIFRVVAGILHLGNVEFAEADDGDSSKPKDEKSLFHLKTAAELFMCDEKALEDSLCKRIIVTRDENIVKTLDPEAAKGSRDALAKTVYSRLFDWLVNKINNSIGQDPNSKCLIGVLDIYGFESFKTNSFEQFCINLTNEKLQQHFNQHVFKMEQEEYTKEEINWSYIEFIDNQDVLDLIDKKPGGIIALLDEACMLPRSTHETFAQKLYQTFKNHKRFAKPKLSRSDFTICHYAGDVTYQTELFLEKNKDYVVAEHQALLGASKCAFVSGLFPLLSEDSSKSTKFSSIGSRFKQQLQSLLETLSATEPHYIRCVKPNNLLKPTIFENQNVLQQLRCGGVMEAIRISCAGYPTRRTFYEFIDRFGILAPDVLCGSSDEVSAVRRLLEKVDLQGYQIGKTKVFLRAGQMAELDARRNEVLGCSASMIQRKVRSFLAQKSFIALRQSALQIQTVCRGDLARRVYHNLRREAASLKVQTCYRMYTARKAYNELSTSAVTIQSGLHGMSARKELHFRRQTRAAIIIQSCCRQFLARLHYLRTKKAAITTQCAWRGKVARKELRKLKMAARETGALQAAKNKLEKQVEELTWRLQLEKRMRADLEEAKSQENAKLQVALQEVQQQYKETEEILVQEREAAKKAAEIAPVIKEVPVIDTELMNKLRDENDKLKTLVSSLEKKIDDTEKKYQETSKISEERLKQAMDAESKIIDLNMAMLRLQEKISTMESEEKVQRQALLCTPIKSMSEHLSIPIAPKNLENGYHEVEEQKEPQSAPPAIKEYGNDDLKLRKSCVDRQLENVDALIDCVGKNLGYCAGKPVAAFTIYKCLLHWKSFEAEKTSVFDRLIQLIGSAIENEEDNDNLSYWLSNTSSLLSLLQRSLKAAGAPGVSRKKPPQPTSLFGRMAQGLRSASFANMHVEATDVVRQVEAKYPALLFKQQLTAYVEKIYGIVRDNIKKELSSLISLCIQAPRTMRVSMLRVSGRLSGQSQNNHWQKIIESLDNLLRILQDNHVHPVLAQKIYTQIFSYINVQLFNSLLLRRECCSFSNGEYVKAGLAELELWCAKATTEYASSSWDELKHIRQAVGFLVIFQKFRISYDDIVNDLCPILSVQQLYRICTQYWDDKYNTQSVSSDVLSNMRVLMTEDSNNAESSSFLLDDNSSIPFSVDDITNSILEDFSDVKPAEELLEKPAFQFLKD; encoded by the exons AGTCGATTCTTGTTAGTGGAGAAAGTGGTGCTGGTAAAACAGAAAGCACCAAAATGATCATGCGCTATCTTGCTTACATGGGTGGGAAGGCTGCATCCGAAGGGAGAACTGTGGAGAAGCAAGTACTTCAG TCCAATCCTGTTCTTGAAGCATTTGGAAATGCAAAGACTGTCcgaaacaataattcaag TCGCTTCGGTAAGTTTGTTGAGATCCAGTTTGATCAGAAAGGGAGAATATCAGGAGCTGCCGTGAGAACTTATCTCCTCGAGAGATCCCGTGTCTGTCAAATATCTGATCCAGAGAGAAATTACCATTGTTTCTACATGCTTTGTGCCGCCCCTTATGAG GAGCGTGAGAGATACAAACTCGGAGATCCCAGAAGATTTCACTATCTTAATCAGTCCAACTGCTTTAAGCTTGAAGGCCTAGATGAATCTAAAGAGTATCTTGAAACCAGGAAGGCTATGGATATTATTGGAATTAGTTCTGAAGAGCAG GAAGCAATCTTTCGGGTAGTTGCTGGTATTCTCCACTTGGGGAATGTCGAGTTTGCAGAAGCGGATGATGGAGATTCATCAAAACCGAAAGATGAAAAATCTCTGTTTCATTTGAAGACAGCTGCTGAGCTCTTCAT GTGTGACGAGAAAGCTTTAGAGGATTCATTGTGTAAACGCATTATTGTGACTCGCGATGAGAACATAGTGAAAACTTTGGATCCTGAGGCTGCCAAGGGAAGTAGGGATGCACTTGCTAAGACTGTGTACTCACGGTTGTTTGATTG GCTTGTGAATAAGATCAACAACTCTATTGGCCAAGATCCTaattcaaaatgcttaattgGAGTTCTGGATATCTACGGGTTTGAAAGCTTCAAAACAAACAG CTTCGAGCAGTTTTGTATCAACCTGACAAATGAAAAGCTGCAACAGCACTTCAATCAG CATGTCTTTAAGATGGAGCAGGAAGAGTACACCAAGGAAGAAATTAATTGGAGTTATATTGAGTTCATTGACAACCAGGATGttcttgatctcattgataag AAACCTGGTGGAATTATTGCCCTTCTAGATGAAGCTTG TATGTTGCCAAGATCGACACATGAGACATTTGCTCAGAAATTGTACCAAACTTTCAAAAATCACAAGCGCTTTGCTAAGCCAAAATTATCTCGATCAGACTTTACAATATGCCATTATGCGGGAGAT GTCACCTATCAAACAGAGTTATTTCTGGAAAAGAATAAAGACTATGTTGTTGCTGAACATCAAGCTCTCCTGGGTGCTTCGAAATGTGCTTTCGTTTCGGGCCTTTTTCCTCTTCTATCCGAGGACTCCTCAAAATCTACAAAGTTTTCATCCATTGGTTCTAGGTTCAAG CAACAATTGCAATCTCTCTTGGAAACTCTGAGTGCAACTGAGCCACACTACATCCGTTGTGTAAAGCCCAATAATTTGTTGAAGCCAACAATTTTCGAAAACCAGAACGTTCTTCAGCAACTCAGATGCGGA GGAGTTATGGAAGCAATTAGGATAAGCTGTGCAGGATATCCAACCAGAAGAACATTCTACGAGTTCATAGACCGTTTTGGTATTCTTGCACCAGATGTTTTGTGTGGaag TTCTGATGAGGTCAGTGCTGTAAGGAGGTTATTAGAGAAGGTAGATCTGCAAGGTTATCAG ATTGGCAAGACAAAAGTATTCCTCCGTGCTGGTCAGATGGCTGAACTTGATGCTCGTAGAAATGAAGTGTTAGGGTGTTCAGCTAGCATGATTCAGAGGAAAGTCCGCTCATTTTTGGCACAGAAGAGTTTCATTGCACTGCGACAATCAGCTTTACAAATCCAGACAGTTTGTCGCG GGGACCTTGCAAGAAGAGTTTATCACAATCTCCGCAGAGAAGCTGCTTCACTCAAGGTCCAGACTTGCTACCGTATGTATACTGCCAGAAAAGCATATAACGAGCTTTCTACTTCAGCAGTTACCATTCAATCAGGATTACATGGTATGTCTGCACGTAAAGAGCTGCACTTCAGAAGACAAACAAGAGCTGCAATTATTATCCAG AGTTGCTGTCGTCAATTCTTGGCGAGGTTGCATTATTTAAGAACAAAGAAAGCTGCAATTACTACACAGTGTGCCTGGAGAGGAAAGGTTGCTAGAAAGGAGCTTCGGAAGCTCAAAATG GCTGCCCGGGAAACTGGTGCCTTGCAAGCAGCCAAAAATAAACTTGAAAAGCAAGTTGAGGAGCTTACGTGGCGGCTGCAGTTGGAGAAACGCATGAGA gCTGATCTCGAGGAAGCTAAATCACAAGAAAATGCAAAGTTGCAAGTTGCATTGCAGGAGGTGCAACAACAGTACAAAGAAACAGAAGAAATTCTAGTACAGGAGAGGGAAGCAGCCAAGAAGGCTGCAGAGATAGCTCCAGTTATTAAAGAGGTCCCTGTTATAGATACAGAGCTAATGAATAAGCTTAGAGATGAAAATGACAAACTGAAG ACTTTGGTCAGTTCTCTTGAAAAGAAGATTGATGATACTGAGAAGAAATATCAAGAAACAAGCAAAATCAGTGAGGAGAGGCTCAAACAGGCAATGGATGCTGAGTCGAAAATTATTGACTTGAACATGGCAATGCTAAG GCTTCAAGAGAAAATATCCACTATGGAATCGGAGGAGAAAGTGCAAAGACAAGCTCTGTTGTGCACACCGATCAAGAGCATGTCTGAACATTTATCAATTCCAATTGCTCCAAAG AATTTGGAGAATGGATATCATGAGGTTGAAGAACAAAAG GAACCCCAAAGTGCACCCCCTGCTATTAAGGAATACGGGAATGACGATCTAAAGTTGAGGAAATCTTGTGTTGATCGGCAACTT GAAAATGTGGATGCACTTATCGACTGTGTTGGGAAAAACCTTGGATATTGTGCTGGGAAGCCTGTTGCTGCTTTTACCATATACAAATGCCTTCTTCATTGGAAATCTTTTGAGGCGGAGAAGACCAGTGTCTTTGATCGTCTCATTCAGTTAATAGGATCTGCAATAGAG AACGAGGAGGACAATGACAATCTTTCTTACTGGCTCTCAAATACATCTAGCTTGTTGTCCCTACTGCAGAGAAGTCTTAAGGCTGCTGGTGCTCCTGGTGTTTCGCGAAAGAAACCTCCTCAGCCAACATCATTATTTGGCAGAATGGCTCAA GGCTTGCGTTCCGCATCTTTTGCCAACATGCATGTTGAAGCAACAGATGTAGTCCGCCAAGTTGAGGCCAAATATCCTGCCTTGCTGTTCAAGCAACAGCTAACTGCTTATGTGGAGAAGATTTATGGAATCGTCCGAGACAATATTAAAAAGGAATTATCATCTTTGATTTCGCTATGTATCCAG GCTCCGAGAACAATGAGAGTTAGCATGCTGCGAGTTTCTGGACGATTATCTGGTCAATCTCAGAACAACCACTGGCAGAAAATTATTGAGAGCTTGGATAACCTTTTAAGGATACTGCAAGATAATCAT GTACACCCAGTTTTAGCTCAGAAAATCTATACCCAGATATTCTCGTACATTAATGTACAGCTATTCAACAG TCTACTGCTTCGTCGTGAGTGTTGCTCCTTCAGCAATGGAGAGTATGTCAAGGCTGGTCTAGCTGAGTTGGAGCTGTGGTGTGCAAAGGCAACAACTGAG TATGCATCATCGTCATGGGATGAGCTCAAGCATATCAGACAGGCCGTTGGCTTTTTG GTTATATTCCAAAAATTCAGAATATCTTATGATGATATAGTCAATGACCTATGTCCG ATCTTGAGTGTTCAACAACTGTACAGAATTTGCACACAATACTGGGATGACAAGTATAATACCCAAAGTGTCTCATCAGAT GTTCTTAGTAACATGCGGGTACTAATGACAGAGGATTCTAACAATGCTGAAAGCAGTTCATTTTTGTTGGATGATAATTCGAG CATCCCGTTCTCGGTGGATGATATCACCAACTCAATactggaggacttctcggatgtcAAACCAGCCGAGGAGCTACTCGAGAAACCTGCCTTCCAGTTTTTAAAGGATTAG
- the LOC133920925 gene encoding myosin-6-like isoform X3, translating to METRLRSSVQMKRRLPHLYDTQMMQQYKGADFGELSPHPFAIADVAYRLMLNEGVSQSILVSGESGAGKTESTKMIMRYLAYMGGKAASEGRTVEKQVLQSNPVLEAFGNAKTVRNNNSSRFGKFVEIQFDQKGRISGAAVRTYLLERSRVCQISDPERNYHCFYMLCAAPYEERERYKLGDPRRFHYLNQSNCFKLEGLDESKEYLETRKAMDIIGISSEEQEAIFRVVAGILHLGNVEFAEADDGDSSKPKDEKSLFHLKTAAELFMCDEKALEDSLCKRIIVTRDENIVKTLDPEAAKGSRDALAKTVYSRLFDWLVNKINNSIGQDPNSKCLIGVLDIYGFESFKTNSFEQFCINLTNEKLQQHFNQHVFKMEQEEYTKEEINWSYIEFIDNQDVLDLIDKKPGGIIALLDEACMLPRSTHETFAQKLYQTFKNHKRFAKPKLSRSDFTICHYAGDVTYQTELFLEKNKDYVVAEHQALLGASKCAFVSGLFPLLSEDSSKSTKFSSIGSRFKQQLQSLLETLSATEPHYIRCVKPNNLLKPTIFENQNVLQQLRCGGVMEAIRISCAGYPTRRTFYEFIDRFGILAPDVLCGSSDEVSAVRRLLEKVDLQGYQIGKTKVFLRAGQMAELDARRNEVLGCSASMIQRKVRSFLAQKSFIALRQSALQIQTVCRGDLARRVYHNLRREAASLKVQTCYRMYTARKAYNELSTSAVTIQSGLHGMSARKELHFRRQTRAAIIIQSCCRQFLARLHYLRTKKAAITTQCAWRGKVARKELRKLKMAARETGALQAAKNKLEKQVEELTWRLQLEKRMRADLEEAKSQENAKLQVALQEVQQQYKETEEILVQEREAAKKAAEIAPVIKEVPVIDTELMNKLRDENDKLKTLVSSLEKKIDDTEKKYQETSKISEERLKQAMDAESKIIDLNMAMLRLQEKISTMESEEKVQRQALLCTPIKSMSEHLSIPIAPKNLENGYHEVEEQKEPQSAPPAIKEYGNDDLKLRKSCVDRQLENVDALIDCVGKNLGYCAGKPVAAFTIYKCLLHWKSFEAEKTSVFDRLIQLIGSAIENEEDNDNLSYWLSNTSSLLSLLQRSLKAAGAPGVSRKKPPQPTSLFGRMAQGLRSASFANMHVEATDVVRQVEAKYPALLFKQQLTAYVEKIYGIVRDNIKKELSSLISLCIQAPRTMRVSMLRVSGRLSGQSQNNHWQKIIESLDNLLRILQDNHVHPVLAQKIYTQIFSYINVQLFNSLLLRRECCSFSNGEYVKAGLAELELWCAKATTEYASSSWDELKHIRQAVGFLVIFQKFRISYDDIVNDLCPILSVQQLYRICTQYWDDKYNTQSVSSDVLSNMRVLMTEDSNNAESSSFLLDDNSSIPFSVDDITNSILEDFSDVKPAEELLEKPAFQFLKD from the exons AGTCGATTCTTGTTAGTGGAGAAAGTGGTGCTGGTAAAACAGAAAGCACCAAAATGATCATGCGCTATCTTGCTTACATGGGTGGGAAGGCTGCATCCGAAGGGAGAACTGTGGAGAAGCAAGTACTTCAG TCCAATCCTGTTCTTGAAGCATTTGGAAATGCAAAGACTGTCcgaaacaataattcaag TCGCTTCGGTAAGTTTGTTGAGATCCAGTTTGATCAGAAAGGGAGAATATCAGGAGCTGCCGTGAGAACTTATCTCCTCGAGAGATCCCGTGTCTGTCAAATATCTGATCCAGAGAGAAATTACCATTGTTTCTACATGCTTTGTGCCGCCCCTTATGAG GAGCGTGAGAGATACAAACTCGGAGATCCCAGAAGATTTCACTATCTTAATCAGTCCAACTGCTTTAAGCTTGAAGGCCTAGATGAATCTAAAGAGTATCTTGAAACCAGGAAGGCTATGGATATTATTGGAATTAGTTCTGAAGAGCAG GAAGCAATCTTTCGGGTAGTTGCTGGTATTCTCCACTTGGGGAATGTCGAGTTTGCAGAAGCGGATGATGGAGATTCATCAAAACCGAAAGATGAAAAATCTCTGTTTCATTTGAAGACAGCTGCTGAGCTCTTCAT GTGTGACGAGAAAGCTTTAGAGGATTCATTGTGTAAACGCATTATTGTGACTCGCGATGAGAACATAGTGAAAACTTTGGATCCTGAGGCTGCCAAGGGAAGTAGGGATGCACTTGCTAAGACTGTGTACTCACGGTTGTTTGATTG GCTTGTGAATAAGATCAACAACTCTATTGGCCAAGATCCTaattcaaaatgcttaattgGAGTTCTGGATATCTACGGGTTTGAAAGCTTCAAAACAAACAG CTTCGAGCAGTTTTGTATCAACCTGACAAATGAAAAGCTGCAACAGCACTTCAATCAG CATGTCTTTAAGATGGAGCAGGAAGAGTACACCAAGGAAGAAATTAATTGGAGTTATATTGAGTTCATTGACAACCAGGATGttcttgatctcattgataag AAACCTGGTGGAATTATTGCCCTTCTAGATGAAGCTTG TATGTTGCCAAGATCGACACATGAGACATTTGCTCAGAAATTGTACCAAACTTTCAAAAATCACAAGCGCTTTGCTAAGCCAAAATTATCTCGATCAGACTTTACAATATGCCATTATGCGGGAGAT GTCACCTATCAAACAGAGTTATTTCTGGAAAAGAATAAAGACTATGTTGTTGCTGAACATCAAGCTCTCCTGGGTGCTTCGAAATGTGCTTTCGTTTCGGGCCTTTTTCCTCTTCTATCCGAGGACTCCTCAAAATCTACAAAGTTTTCATCCATTGGTTCTAGGTTCAAG CAACAATTGCAATCTCTCTTGGAAACTCTGAGTGCAACTGAGCCACACTACATCCGTTGTGTAAAGCCCAATAATTTGTTGAAGCCAACAATTTTCGAAAACCAGAACGTTCTTCAGCAACTCAGATGCGGA GGAGTTATGGAAGCAATTAGGATAAGCTGTGCAGGATATCCAACCAGAAGAACATTCTACGAGTTCATAGACCGTTTTGGTATTCTTGCACCAGATGTTTTGTGTGGaag TTCTGATGAGGTCAGTGCTGTAAGGAGGTTATTAGAGAAGGTAGATCTGCAAGGTTATCAG ATTGGCAAGACAAAAGTATTCCTCCGTGCTGGTCAGATGGCTGAACTTGATGCTCGTAGAAATGAAGTGTTAGGGTGTTCAGCTAGCATGATTCAGAGGAAAGTCCGCTCATTTTTGGCACAGAAGAGTTTCATTGCACTGCGACAATCAGCTTTACAAATCCAGACAGTTTGTCGCG GGGACCTTGCAAGAAGAGTTTATCACAATCTCCGCAGAGAAGCTGCTTCACTCAAGGTCCAGACTTGCTACCGTATGTATACTGCCAGAAAAGCATATAACGAGCTTTCTACTTCAGCAGTTACCATTCAATCAGGATTACATGGTATGTCTGCACGTAAAGAGCTGCACTTCAGAAGACAAACAAGAGCTGCAATTATTATCCAG AGTTGCTGTCGTCAATTCTTGGCGAGGTTGCATTATTTAAGAACAAAGAAAGCTGCAATTACTACACAGTGTGCCTGGAGAGGAAAGGTTGCTAGAAAGGAGCTTCGGAAGCTCAAAATG GCTGCCCGGGAAACTGGTGCCTTGCAAGCAGCCAAAAATAAACTTGAAAAGCAAGTTGAGGAGCTTACGTGGCGGCTGCAGTTGGAGAAACGCATGAGA gCTGATCTCGAGGAAGCTAAATCACAAGAAAATGCAAAGTTGCAAGTTGCATTGCAGGAGGTGCAACAACAGTACAAAGAAACAGAAGAAATTCTAGTACAGGAGAGGGAAGCAGCCAAGAAGGCTGCAGAGATAGCTCCAGTTATTAAAGAGGTCCCTGTTATAGATACAGAGCTAATGAATAAGCTTAGAGATGAAAATGACAAACTGAAG ACTTTGGTCAGTTCTCTTGAAAAGAAGATTGATGATACTGAGAAGAAATATCAAGAAACAAGCAAAATCAGTGAGGAGAGGCTCAAACAGGCAATGGATGCTGAGTCGAAAATTATTGACTTGAACATGGCAATGCTAAG GCTTCAAGAGAAAATATCCACTATGGAATCGGAGGAGAAAGTGCAAAGACAAGCTCTGTTGTGCACACCGATCAAGAGCATGTCTGAACATTTATCAATTCCAATTGCTCCAAAG AATTTGGAGAATGGATATCATGAGGTTGAAGAACAAAAG GAACCCCAAAGTGCACCCCCTGCTATTAAGGAATACGGGAATGACGATCTAAAGTTGAGGAAATCTTGTGTTGATCGGCAACTT GAAAATGTGGATGCACTTATCGACTGTGTTGGGAAAAACCTTGGATATTGTGCTGGGAAGCCTGTTGCTGCTTTTACCATATACAAATGCCTTCTTCATTGGAAATCTTTTGAGGCGGAGAAGACCAGTGTCTTTGATCGTCTCATTCAGTTAATAGGATCTGCAATAGAG AACGAGGAGGACAATGACAATCTTTCTTACTGGCTCTCAAATACATCTAGCTTGTTGTCCCTACTGCAGAGAAGTCTTAAGGCTGCTGGTGCTCCTGGTGTTTCGCGAAAGAAACCTCCTCAGCCAACATCATTATTTGGCAGAATGGCTCAA GGCTTGCGTTCCGCATCTTTTGCCAACATGCATGTTGAAGCAACAGATGTAGTCCGCCAAGTTGAGGCCAAATATCCTGCCTTGCTGTTCAAGCAACAGCTAACTGCTTATGTGGAGAAGATTTATGGAATCGTCCGAGACAATATTAAAAAGGAATTATCATCTTTGATTTCGCTATGTATCCAG GCTCCGAGAACAATGAGAGTTAGCATGCTGCGAGTTTCTGGACGATTATCTGGTCAATCTCAGAACAACCACTGGCAGAAAATTATTGAGAGCTTGGATAACCTTTTAAGGATACTGCAAGATAATCAT GTACACCCAGTTTTAGCTCAGAAAATCTATACCCAGATATTCTCGTACATTAATGTACAGCTATTCAACAG TCTACTGCTTCGTCGTGAGTGTTGCTCCTTCAGCAATGGAGAGTATGTCAAGGCTGGTCTAGCTGAGTTGGAGCTGTGGTGTGCAAAGGCAACAACTGAG TATGCATCATCGTCATGGGATGAGCTCAAGCATATCAGACAGGCCGTTGGCTTTTTG GTTATATTCCAAAAATTCAGAATATCTTATGATGATATAGTCAATGACCTATGTCCG ATCTTGAGTGTTCAACAACTGTACAGAATTTGCACACAATACTGGGATGACAAGTATAATACCCAAAGTGTCTCATCAGAT GTTCTTAGTAACATGCGGGTACTAATGACAGAGGATTCTAACAATGCTGAAAGCAGTTCATTTTTGTTGGATGATAATTCGAG CATCCCGTTCTCGGTGGATGATATCACCAACTCAATactggaggacttctcggatgtcAAACCAGCCGAGGAGCTACTCGAGAAACCTGCCTTCCAGTTTTTAAAGGATTAG